In a genomic window of Oncorhynchus kisutch isolate 150728-3 linkage group LG9, Okis_V2, whole genome shotgun sequence:
- the LOC109864517 gene encoding inactive histone-lysine N-methyltransferase 2E isoform X1 codes for MSIVIPVGVDTADTSYLEMAAGSDRPESVEASPVVVEKSSYPHQIYSISSHHSHSYIGLPYADHNYGARPPPTPPASPPPSMLIQPGEGLFVPGGLQDEASRGTTLSTSEDGSYGADITRCICGFTHDDGYMICCDKCSVWQHIDCMGIDRQHIPETYLCERCQPRILDRDRAIVLQTRKRENMSGEWRDGIPVCISADGDTSATESGDEVPLELYTAFQHTPTSITLTTGRLAGNKQADKKRKRSGDKEPVATSARAKKAFREGSRKSSRVKGGAPEMEPGEHPSLWENKMKAWMEAYEDAGSNQYSEDVQILLRVKEAGDGKTLAYNTHTATFKPPVESQVQKNKKILKAVRDLAPDSLIIEYRGKFMLRQQFEANGCFFKRPYPFVLFYSKFDGLEMCVDARSFGNEARFIRRSCTPNSEVRHVLEDGMLHLYIYSLRSISKGTEITIGFDYDYGCCKYKVDCACVRGNPECPVLKYNLEPTENLEASSRRRGRKDKEPMMQRGDHLDLSQNQNMTLDCDGRTKGLGADGKQRKLSPLRLSISNNQDPTELEGVEDQPDNSVSSEVEMESEETIAERKRKMASPAEESHLQGVGASSCLGLSKPETREERKMEAILQAFARMEKREKRREQALEKIGTKSEGGIKEEPPATPEADIQSPGIMTPLLEVKEEPGLNKPTPAKLRGSKQRKSFSRSRTHIGQQRRRARTISTCSDIPPGSPGELLDPLANDGPDVEASRDPEPEALSSHAPDTSPPYSGSPAPDRNRSGQKYPKTKKCASLSVSLQHLVSEWCVDKQERSLRTPEPIPERPLRISSDLEVLATQLNALPGMGPGPHVYSTPKHYVRFSSPFLANRSPTTPGVPTGRRRSRELPDTPPTSGSCKKRWLKQALEEETTTPPPSSGRPTLVMPSEGPLSPPINGDSDSPLPYNGSYTLPGEDSELPTPLKKRRLCPLDACMSESSTPYGSPCATPTRADLSETPGTPLLLATPPRVTRMEEPSPEALPSTPTHTLSAPQESESSLDSSPEGSRRPSPQEAERPPSLLSSPCVAVRAPSLEVLPPHEAKISAPLSPQPPTAESQDCGGEEGPETGAEGSSEAPPTDPASSSLLSPWMKSPERVGLSGPGGLSFSPINSNLRDLTPSHTLEPILAFRPEAVAVAGVVTVTVPVPLAAGPFTEAAGSLFYPCPEEGGTLAFSRSLSGDSTGEGGSGQNPPQKKKVSLLEYRKRQREAQRSGSKMECGSPVSTTPTLVEMFPLPMETTQEPPPLAPAPAQAPVAPTPPESNTPQPSEDTEPPVEGEREGGEGQWTSSTSVEQARERGYHRALSLSDHSKDKDGETEGSEAPVRDCSSPSLQRTPTHTPCSSGPSSPSQPGSRPVKEEESDSRPRTPSQAAPQQPSKPAVPKTAPLTPTKLHPAAPSLLHSPNPQAQGSPYRSQRAFLFAPPQSQPQAQPGLPLFSQYSPQSAPPPPPAPPASAVYFPSQSASTVGSFPGFKPSVMSPFTPGAQPLLQTLPPHTLHYQSSTTPPPPPPPPPQHPGPGPALLHVNLQPPPVQQHQLLLTTAPQSSLPPPPPPPPQGQTHQLQQPSASTLLSLNQGLPLPPPPPPPPASSTGVPMQVQAPHHFQNLGGFPTPLMHTGGTANPSVPPSTYPPPHQQTGLPPPPPPPQQQTQPAQAVPTATPMPSGTRGAPASPAPFHNAGYLGTGWH; via the exons ATGAGCATAGTGATCCCTGTAGGGGTGGACACAGCAGACACCTCATACCTGGAAATGGCTGCAGGCTCAGA cagaCCTGAATCAGTAGAGGCCAGCCCTGTGGTGGTGGAGAAGTCCAGCTACCCGCACCAGATCTACAGCATTAGCTCTCACCACTCCCACAGTTACATTGGGCTGCCCTACGCC GACCACAACTATGGGGCGCGCCccccgcccactcccccggcctcccctcccccctccatgcTGATCCAGCCAGGCGAGGGGCTGTTTGTGCCGGGGGGCCTGCAGGACGAGGCTTCCAGGGGCACCACACTCAGCACCTCGGAGGACGGCAGCTACGGGGCCGACATCACCCGCTGCATCTGTGGCTTCACCCACGACGACGGCTACATGATCTGCTGCGACAAGTGCAG tgTGTGGCAGCACATAGACTGTATGGGGATCGACAGGCAGCACATTCCTGAGACGTATCTGTGTGAGCGCTGCCAGCCGCGCATCCTGGACAGAGACCGGGCCATCGTGCTGCAGACCCGCAAGAGGGAGAACatgtccggtgagtggagagatg GCATACCGGTATGTATCTCTGCAGACGGGGACACCAGTGCCACAGAGAGTGGGGACGAGGTGCCGCTGGAGTTGTACACGGCCTTCCAGCACACGCCCACCAGCATCACACTCACCACCGGCCGCCTGGCGGGCAACAAGCAGGCCGACAAGAAACGCAAGAGGAGCGGAGACAAGGAGCCTGTCGCCACCTCGGCCCGAGCCAAGAAG GCGTTCCGTGAGGGCTCCAGGAAGTCCTCCAGAGTGAAGGGTGGCGCTCCAGAAATGGAGCCCGGGGAGCACCCGTCTCTGTGGGAGAACAAGATGAAGGCTTGGATGGAGGCCTACGAGGATGCCGGCAGCAACCAGTACAGCGAGGACGTCCAGATCCTGCTCCGCGTCAAGGAGGCCGGCGACGGCAAGACCCTggcctacaacacacacacagccaccttCAAACCGCCCGTGGAG AGCCAGGTTCAGAAGAACAAGAAGATCCTGAAGGCAGTGAGGGATTTGGCTCCAGACTCCCTCATCATAGAGTACAGGGGCAAGTTCATGCTGCGACAGCAGTTTGAGGCCAACGGATGCTTCTTCAAGAG GCCGTACCCCTTTGTGTTGTTCTACTCAAAGTTTGACGGGCTGGAGATGTGCGTGGACGCCCGCAGCTTTGGCAATGAGGCCCGCTTCATCCGACGCTCCTGCACCCCCAACTCTGAG GTGCGTCATGTATTAGAGGATGGTATGCTCCATTTGTACATTTACTCTTTGAGGTCCATCAGCAAAGGCACCGAGATCACCATAGGCTTCGACTATGACTATGGCTGCTG tAAATACAAGGTGGACTGTGCATGTGTGAGGGGGAACCCAGAGTGCCCGGTGCTGAAGTACAACCTGGAGCCCACAGAGAACCTGGAGGCCAGCAGCCGCCGGCGGGGCCGCAAGGACAAGGAGCCCATGATGCAGCGAGGGGACCACCTGGACCTGAGCCAGAATCAGAACATGACCCTGGACTGTGACGGCAGGACCAAGGGCCTGGGGGCCGACGGCAAGCAGAGGAAGCTATCGCCCCTCCGCCTCTCCATTTCCAACAACCAG GATCCTACAGAGTTAGAGGGTGTAGAAGACCAACCTGATAACTCCGTTAGCAGTGAAGTAGAGATGGAGTCAGAGGAGACcattgcagagagaaagaggaagatg GCCAGCCCAGCGGAGGAGTCCCATCTGCAAGGCGTGGGGGCCTCCAGCTGTCTGGGACTGAGTAAACCGGAG acCCGTgaagagaggaagatggaggccATCCTGCAGGCCTTTGCCCGcatggagaagagggagaagaggcggGAGCAGGCCCTGGAGAAGATCGGCACCAAGTCAGAGGGGGGCATCAAGGAGGAGCCCCCTGCCACCCCCGAGGCCGACATACAGTCTCCTGGTATCATGACT CCCCTGCTAGAGGTGAAGGAGGAGCCGGGTCTCAACAAGCCCACGCCGGCCAAGCTGCGAGGCAGCAAGCAGAGGAAGAGCTTCTCGCGGAGCCGCACCCACATTGGGCAGCAGCGGCGGCGAGCGCGAACCATCAGCACCTGCTCTGACATACCTCCCGGCTCGCCTGGGGAACTCCTGGACCCCCTGGCCAATGACGGCCCAGACGTAGAGGCCTCCAGGGACCCCGAGCCAGAGGCCCTCTCCTCCCATGCCCCCGACACCAGCCCCCCTTACAGTGGCTCCCCGGCCCCTGACAGAAACCGCTCCGGGCAGAAGTACCCCAAAACTAAAAAG tgtgcttctctctctgtctctctacagcaCTTAGTGAGTGAGTGGTGCGTCGACAAGCAGGAGCGGTCATTGCGGACCCCAGAGCCGATCCCGGAGAGGCCCCTGAGGATCAGCAGCGACCTGGAGGTGCTGGCCACCCAGCTCAACGCCCTGCCCGGCATGGGCCCCGGCCCGCACGTCTATAGCACGCCCAAACACTACGTCCGCTTCTCCTCGCCCTTCCTGGCCAACCGCAGCCCCACCACCCCTGGGGTGCCCACCGGACGCCGGCGTTCCCGCGAGCTGCCCGACACGCCGCCCACCTCAGGCTCCTGCAAGAAG CGCTGGCTGAAGCAGGCTCTAGAGGAGGAGACCACCACCCCTCCACCCAGCAGCGGCCGGCCCACCCTGGTCATGCCTAGCGAGGGCCCTCTCAGCCCTCCTATCAACGGGGACTCTGACAGCCCACTCCCCTACAATGGAAGCTACACCTTGCCAGGTGAGGACTCTG AGTTGCCCACTCCTCTGAAGAAGCGACGTCTGTGTCCACTGGATGCCTGCATGTCAGAGAGCTCCACCCCCTACGGCTCTCCCTGCGCCACGCCAACCCGGGCCGACCTATCAGAGACGCCGGGTACACCCCTGCTGCTGGCCACGCCACCCCGCGTCACCCGTATGGAGGAGCCGAGCCCCGAGGCTCTACCAagcactcctacacacacactcagtgccCCGCAGGAA AGCGAGTCTTCCCTGGACAGCTCACCAGAGGGCAGTCGCAGACCCAGCCCCCAAGAAGCTGAGCGGCCACCTTCGCTGCTCTCCTCCCCCTGTGTAGCGGTCAGGGCTCCCAGTCTGGAGGTGTTGCCCCCCCACGAGGCCAAGATCAGCGCCCCCCTGAGCCCCCAGCCCCCCACCGCCGAGTCCCAGGactgtgggggagaggaggggccaGAGACCGGGGCTGAGGGTAGCAGCGAGGCCCCCCCCACAGACCcagcctcttcctccctcctctccccctggatGAAGAGTCCAGAGAGAGTGGGTCTGTCAGGGCCAGGGGGTCTGTCCTTCTCCCCCATCAACTCTAACCTGAGGGACCTTACCCCCTCACACACCCTGGAGCCCATCTTGGCCTTCAGGCCTGAGGCGGTGGCTGTGGCTGGTGTTGTGACAGTGACTGTACCAGTACCCTTGGCAGCAGGACCCTTCACAGAGGCTGCAGGGTCTCTCTTCTACCCCTGCCCTGAGGAGGGGGGAACGCTGGCCTTCTCTCGTTCACTAAGTGGAGACAGCACCGGAGAGGGAGGGTCAGGACAGAATCCCCCACAGAAGAAAAAG GTGTCTTTGCTGGAGTACAGGAAACGTCAGCGTGAGGCGCAGCGCAGCGGCTCCAAAATGGAATGCGGCTCGCCTGTCTCTACAACACCTACCCTGGTGGAGATGTTCCCTCTGCCCATGGAGACCACCCAAGAGCCTCCACCCCTGGCTCCTGCTCCGGCCCAAGCTCCAGTGGCCCCCACCCCGCCTGAGTCAAATACCCCCCAGCCCAGTGAGGACACAGAGCCCCCTgtcgagggggagagagaggggggagagggacagtGGACCTCGTCCACCTCGGTGGAGCAGGCAAGAGAGCGTGGCTACCACAGAGCCCTGTCGCTTAGTGACCACAGCAAGGacaaag ATGGAGAGACCGAGGGCAGTGAGGCCCCGGTCAGAGATTGTTCATCTCCTAGCCTGCAGAGGACCCCAACCCACACG cCGTGTTCTTCTGGCCCCAGCAGCCCGTCCCAGCCTGGCAGTCGCccagtgaaggaggaggagagtgacagcCGGCCTCGGACCCCTTCCCAGGCCGCCCCACAGCAGCCCAGCAAGCCTGCCGTACCCAAGACAGCCCCCCTGACCCCCACCAAGCTACACCCTGCTGCCCCCTCACTCCTCCACTCCCCCAACCCCCAGGCTCAGGGCTCCCCTTACCGCAGCCAGAGGGCCTTCCTCTTTGCTCCTCCTCAGTCCCAGCCACAGGCTCAACCAGGGCTGCCCCTCTTCTCCCAGTACAGCCCACAGTccgctccacctcctccaccagcaCCTCCAGCCTCAGCGGTCTACTTCCCCAGCCAGTCAGCCTCCACCGTGGGATCCTTCCCTGGGTTCAAGCCTTCCGTGATGTCCCCATTCACCCCTGGAGCCCAGCCCCTCCTGCAGACTCTTCCTCCCCACACCCTGCACTACCAGAGCTCTAccactccccctcctcctccccctcccccaccacaacACCCTGGGCCCGGCCCGGCCCTGCTACACGTTAACCTGCAGCCTCCTCCTGTCCAGCAGCACCAGCTCCTCCTGACCACAGCCccccagtcctccctccctcctcctccgccACCTCCCCCACAGGGCCAGACCCACCAGCTGCAGCAGCCCAGTGCCAGCACCCTCCTGTCACTCAACCAGGGCCtgcctcttcctccacccccaccccctcctcctgcctcctccacCGGTGTCCCCATGCAAGTGCAGGCCCCTCACCACTTTCAGAACTTGGGGGGCTTTCCAACCCCGCTGATGCACACCGGCGGTACCGCTAACCCCTCGGTGCCCCCCTCCACCTACCCCCCGCCCCACCAGCAGACTGGactgcccccccctcctccccctccccagcaGCAGACTCAGCCGGCCCAGGCCGTGCCCACCGCCACTCCGATGCCCAGCGGAACACGTGGGGCCCCTGCGTCCCCCGCCCCCTTTCACAACGCTGGGTACCTGGGCACGGGGTGGCACTGA
- the LOC109864517 gene encoding inactive histone-lysine N-methyltransferase 2E isoform X14: MSIVIPVGVDTADTSYLEMAAGSDRPESVEASPVVVEKSSYPHQIYSISSHHSHSYIGLPYADHNYGARPPPTPPASPPPSMLIQPGEGLFVPGGLQDEASRGTTLSTSEDGSYGADITRCICGFTHDDGYMICCDKCSVWQHIDCMGIDRQHIPETYLCERCQPRILDRDRAIVLQTRKRENMSGEWRDGIPVCISADGDTSATESGDEVPLELYTAFQHTPTSITLTTGRLAGNKQADKKRKRSGDKEPVATSARAKKAFREGSRKSSRVKGGAPEMEPGEHPSLWENKMKAWMEAYEDAGSNQYSEDVQILLRVKEAGDGKTLAYNTHTATFKPPVESQVQKNKKILKAVRDLAPDSLIIEYRGKFMLRQQFEANGCFFKRPYPFVLFYSKFDGLEMCVDARSFGNEARFIRRSCTPNSEVRHVLEDGMLHLYIYSLRSISKGTEITIGFDYDYGCCKYKVDCACVRGNPECPVLKYNLEPTENLEASSRRRGRKDKEPMMQRGDHLDLSQNQNMTLDCDGRTKGLGADGKQRKLSPLRLSISNNQDPTELEGVEDQPDNSVSSEVEMESEETIAERKRKMASPAEESHLQGVGASSCLGLSKPETREERKMEAILQAFARMEKREKRREQALEKIGTKSEGGIKEEPPATPEADIQSPGIMTPLLEVKEEPGLNKPTPAKLRGSKQRKSFSRSRTHIGQQRRRARTISTCSDIPPGSPGELLDPLANDGPDVEASRDPEPEALSSHAPDTSPPYSGSPAPDRNRSGQKYPKTKKCASLSVSLQHLVSEWCVDKQERSLRTPEPIPERPLRISSDLEVLATQLNALPGMGPGPHVYSTPKHYVRFSSPFLANRSPTTPGVPTGRRRSRELPDTPPTSGSCKKRWLKQALEEETTTPPPSSGRPTLVMPSEGPLSPPINGDSDSPLPYNGSYTLPGEDSELPTPLKKRRLCPLDACMSESSTPYGSPCATPTRADLSETPGTPLLLATPPRVTRMEEPSPEALPSTPTHTLSAPQESESSLDSSPEGSRRPSPQEAERPPSLLSSPCVAVRAPSLEVLPPHEAKISAPLSPQPPTAESQDCGGEEGPETGAEGSSEAPPTDPASSSLLSPWMKSPERVGLSGPGGLSFSPINSNLRDLTPSHTLEPILAFRPEAVAVAGVVTVTVPVPLAAGPFTEAAGSLFYPCPEEGGTLAFSRSLSGDSTGEGGSGQNPPQKKKVSLLEYRKRQREAQRSGSKMECGSPVSTTPTLVEMFPLPMETTQEPPPLAPAPAQAPVAPTPPESNTPQPSEDTEPPVEGEREGGEGQWTSSTSVEQARERGYHRALSLSDHSKDKDGETEGSEAPVRDCSSPSLQRTPTHTSLSPP; the protein is encoded by the exons ATGAGCATAGTGATCCCTGTAGGGGTGGACACAGCAGACACCTCATACCTGGAAATGGCTGCAGGCTCAGA cagaCCTGAATCAGTAGAGGCCAGCCCTGTGGTGGTGGAGAAGTCCAGCTACCCGCACCAGATCTACAGCATTAGCTCTCACCACTCCCACAGTTACATTGGGCTGCCCTACGCC GACCACAACTATGGGGCGCGCCccccgcccactcccccggcctcccctcccccctccatgcTGATCCAGCCAGGCGAGGGGCTGTTTGTGCCGGGGGGCCTGCAGGACGAGGCTTCCAGGGGCACCACACTCAGCACCTCGGAGGACGGCAGCTACGGGGCCGACATCACCCGCTGCATCTGTGGCTTCACCCACGACGACGGCTACATGATCTGCTGCGACAAGTGCAG tgTGTGGCAGCACATAGACTGTATGGGGATCGACAGGCAGCACATTCCTGAGACGTATCTGTGTGAGCGCTGCCAGCCGCGCATCCTGGACAGAGACCGGGCCATCGTGCTGCAGACCCGCAAGAGGGAGAACatgtccggtgagtggagagatg GCATACCGGTATGTATCTCTGCAGACGGGGACACCAGTGCCACAGAGAGTGGGGACGAGGTGCCGCTGGAGTTGTACACGGCCTTCCAGCACACGCCCACCAGCATCACACTCACCACCGGCCGCCTGGCGGGCAACAAGCAGGCCGACAAGAAACGCAAGAGGAGCGGAGACAAGGAGCCTGTCGCCACCTCGGCCCGAGCCAAGAAG GCGTTCCGTGAGGGCTCCAGGAAGTCCTCCAGAGTGAAGGGTGGCGCTCCAGAAATGGAGCCCGGGGAGCACCCGTCTCTGTGGGAGAACAAGATGAAGGCTTGGATGGAGGCCTACGAGGATGCCGGCAGCAACCAGTACAGCGAGGACGTCCAGATCCTGCTCCGCGTCAAGGAGGCCGGCGACGGCAAGACCCTggcctacaacacacacacagccaccttCAAACCGCCCGTGGAG AGCCAGGTTCAGAAGAACAAGAAGATCCTGAAGGCAGTGAGGGATTTGGCTCCAGACTCCCTCATCATAGAGTACAGGGGCAAGTTCATGCTGCGACAGCAGTTTGAGGCCAACGGATGCTTCTTCAAGAG GCCGTACCCCTTTGTGTTGTTCTACTCAAAGTTTGACGGGCTGGAGATGTGCGTGGACGCCCGCAGCTTTGGCAATGAGGCCCGCTTCATCCGACGCTCCTGCACCCCCAACTCTGAG GTGCGTCATGTATTAGAGGATGGTATGCTCCATTTGTACATTTACTCTTTGAGGTCCATCAGCAAAGGCACCGAGATCACCATAGGCTTCGACTATGACTATGGCTGCTG tAAATACAAGGTGGACTGTGCATGTGTGAGGGGGAACCCAGAGTGCCCGGTGCTGAAGTACAACCTGGAGCCCACAGAGAACCTGGAGGCCAGCAGCCGCCGGCGGGGCCGCAAGGACAAGGAGCCCATGATGCAGCGAGGGGACCACCTGGACCTGAGCCAGAATCAGAACATGACCCTGGACTGTGACGGCAGGACCAAGGGCCTGGGGGCCGACGGCAAGCAGAGGAAGCTATCGCCCCTCCGCCTCTCCATTTCCAACAACCAG GATCCTACAGAGTTAGAGGGTGTAGAAGACCAACCTGATAACTCCGTTAGCAGTGAAGTAGAGATGGAGTCAGAGGAGACcattgcagagagaaagaggaagatg GCCAGCCCAGCGGAGGAGTCCCATCTGCAAGGCGTGGGGGCCTCCAGCTGTCTGGGACTGAGTAAACCGGAG acCCGTgaagagaggaagatggaggccATCCTGCAGGCCTTTGCCCGcatggagaagagggagaagaggcggGAGCAGGCCCTGGAGAAGATCGGCACCAAGTCAGAGGGGGGCATCAAGGAGGAGCCCCCTGCCACCCCCGAGGCCGACATACAGTCTCCTGGTATCATGACT CCCCTGCTAGAGGTGAAGGAGGAGCCGGGTCTCAACAAGCCCACGCCGGCCAAGCTGCGAGGCAGCAAGCAGAGGAAGAGCTTCTCGCGGAGCCGCACCCACATTGGGCAGCAGCGGCGGCGAGCGCGAACCATCAGCACCTGCTCTGACATACCTCCCGGCTCGCCTGGGGAACTCCTGGACCCCCTGGCCAATGACGGCCCAGACGTAGAGGCCTCCAGGGACCCCGAGCCAGAGGCCCTCTCCTCCCATGCCCCCGACACCAGCCCCCCTTACAGTGGCTCCCCGGCCCCTGACAGAAACCGCTCCGGGCAGAAGTACCCCAAAACTAAAAAG tgtgcttctctctctgtctctctacagcaCTTAGTGAGTGAGTGGTGCGTCGACAAGCAGGAGCGGTCATTGCGGACCCCAGAGCCGATCCCGGAGAGGCCCCTGAGGATCAGCAGCGACCTGGAGGTGCTGGCCACCCAGCTCAACGCCCTGCCCGGCATGGGCCCCGGCCCGCACGTCTATAGCACGCCCAAACACTACGTCCGCTTCTCCTCGCCCTTCCTGGCCAACCGCAGCCCCACCACCCCTGGGGTGCCCACCGGACGCCGGCGTTCCCGCGAGCTGCCCGACACGCCGCCCACCTCAGGCTCCTGCAAGAAG CGCTGGCTGAAGCAGGCTCTAGAGGAGGAGACCACCACCCCTCCACCCAGCAGCGGCCGGCCCACCCTGGTCATGCCTAGCGAGGGCCCTCTCAGCCCTCCTATCAACGGGGACTCTGACAGCCCACTCCCCTACAATGGAAGCTACACCTTGCCAGGTGAGGACTCTG AGTTGCCCACTCCTCTGAAGAAGCGACGTCTGTGTCCACTGGATGCCTGCATGTCAGAGAGCTCCACCCCCTACGGCTCTCCCTGCGCCACGCCAACCCGGGCCGACCTATCAGAGACGCCGGGTACACCCCTGCTGCTGGCCACGCCACCCCGCGTCACCCGTATGGAGGAGCCGAGCCCCGAGGCTCTACCAagcactcctacacacacactcagtgccCCGCAGGAA AGCGAGTCTTCCCTGGACAGCTCACCAGAGGGCAGTCGCAGACCCAGCCCCCAAGAAGCTGAGCGGCCACCTTCGCTGCTCTCCTCCCCCTGTGTAGCGGTCAGGGCTCCCAGTCTGGAGGTGTTGCCCCCCCACGAGGCCAAGATCAGCGCCCCCCTGAGCCCCCAGCCCCCCACCGCCGAGTCCCAGGactgtgggggagaggaggggccaGAGACCGGGGCTGAGGGTAGCAGCGAGGCCCCCCCCACAGACCcagcctcttcctccctcctctccccctggatGAAGAGTCCAGAGAGAGTGGGTCTGTCAGGGCCAGGGGGTCTGTCCTTCTCCCCCATCAACTCTAACCTGAGGGACCTTACCCCCTCACACACCCTGGAGCCCATCTTGGCCTTCAGGCCTGAGGCGGTGGCTGTGGCTGGTGTTGTGACAGTGACTGTACCAGTACCCTTGGCAGCAGGACCCTTCACAGAGGCTGCAGGGTCTCTCTTCTACCCCTGCCCTGAGGAGGGGGGAACGCTGGCCTTCTCTCGTTCACTAAGTGGAGACAGCACCGGAGAGGGAGGGTCAGGACAGAATCCCCCACAGAAGAAAAAG GTGTCTTTGCTGGAGTACAGGAAACGTCAGCGTGAGGCGCAGCGCAGCGGCTCCAAAATGGAATGCGGCTCGCCTGTCTCTACAACACCTACCCTGGTGGAGATGTTCCCTCTGCCCATGGAGACCACCCAAGAGCCTCCACCCCTGGCTCCTGCTCCGGCCCAAGCTCCAGTGGCCCCCACCCCGCCTGAGTCAAATACCCCCCAGCCCAGTGAGGACACAGAGCCCCCTgtcgagggggagagagaggggggagagggacagtGGACCTCGTCCACCTCGGTGGAGCAGGCAAGAGAGCGTGGCTACCACAGAGCCCTGTCGCTTAGTGACCACAGCAAGGacaaag ATGGAGAGACCGAGGGCAGTGAGGCCCCGGTCAGAGATTGTTCATCTCCTAGCCTGCAGAGGACCCCAACCCACACG tctctctctcctccctag